One segment of Plasmodium gaboni strain SY75 chromosome 3, whole genome shotgun sequence DNA contains the following:
- a CDS encoding putative membrane protein (conserved Plasmodium membrane protein, unknown function), with protein MKEDLMIQQLSKCSGNTHILKRDEEEKIQSLKNISLFSRTKEELKKKSKTKIEDIFNKNTYNITNVNILNNDNIQYPSFNTLNNNIKTCKINNTIIDKLKKKEEQRKCSNILNSVVQKKSIDSSSSYFSEEFSKNKYKNYLLNKSSVYLKSKCHKESNINLNLKKLERLQKKMKNINNISYVKKGNIESSDEHEQSGSDNYDDNISDDNRSDNNICDDNISDDNISDDNISDDNISDDNISDDNISDDNISDDNISDDNISDNNICDDNISDDNKNDDDNIRDDNYINYEEYNNNMSDDKNSLSKYVYEKRFKLNLLKDGSNENIYSIVSKRKYNNTYKKKCLYLGTNKLNNICKENLKIKRSYLRYCGENESSGNRKLSNGMSQLMKLKYLINKKNNEKNKNSLFYDSNDNNKFIKFLMSEIKIETKLYKLILFLLFLLLLSLSKNISDYMVITRKCYNIYENPIKSIYRIIKYIIVLFKICYKVTLPIFIYLLSCLFITIFRIFVILNIPIFFFILYIKFVLISDKSIITLYFLFFQFFYKYLVFHCEDIFKNLKSHISLDNFLTLIYKTSSFIFYYMVRVIQTFQNHINPQFYESSDSNSK; from the coding sequence ATGAAGGAAGATTTAATGATACAGCAATTAAGTAAATGCTCAGGCAATACACATATTTTGAAAAGGGATgaggaagaaaaaattCAAAGTTTAAAAAACATATCATTGTTTTCTAGGACAAAAGAAGAgcttaaaaaaaaaagcaaaACTAAAATTgaagatatatttaataaaaatacatacaaTATAActaatgtaaatatattgaataatgataatatacAATATCCATCATTTAATactttaaataataatataaagacatgtaaaataaataacacaataatagataaattaaaaaaaaaagaagaacAAAGAAAATGTAGCAACATTTTAAATTCCGTTgtgcaaaaaaaaagtattgATAGTTCTTCCTCTTATTTTTCAGAAGAATTttctaaaaataaatataaaaattatttacTTAATAAAAGTTCAGTTTATTTAAAATCGAAATGCCATAAAGaatcaaatataaatttaaatttaaagaaaCTAGAAAGactacaaaaaaaaatgaaaaatattaataatattagtTATGTGAAAAAGGGGAACATCGAAAGTTCAGATGAGCACGAACAAAGTGGTAGTGATAATTACgatgataatataagtgatgataatagaagtgataataatatatgtgatgataatataagtgatgataatataagtgatgataatataagtgatgataatataagtgatgataatataagtgatgataatataagtgatgataatataagtgatgataatataagtgatgataatataagtgataataatatatgtgatGATAACATAagtgatgataataaaaatgatgatgataacATAAGGgatgataattatataaattatgaagaatataataataatatgtcTGATGATAAAAACAGTCTGTCAAAGTATGTATATGAAAAACGATTTAAACTGAATCTGTTAAAAGATGGTtcaaatgaaaatatatattctattGTTAGTAAAcgaaaatataataatacatataaaaagaaatgcTTATATTTAGGAACgaataaattaaataatatttgtaaGGAAAATCTTAAGATAAAAAGAAGCTATTTAAGATATTGTGGAGAAAATGAATCATCTGGAAATAGGAAATTATCAAATGGTATGTCTCAATTaatgaaattaaaatatttaataaataaaaaaaataatgaaaagaataagaattctttattttatgattCTAACGATAATAacaaatttataaaatttctAATGTctgaaataaaaattgaaacgaaattatataaattaattttatttcttttatttcttctccttttatcattatcaaaaaatatttctgATTATATGGTTATAACAAGAAAATGttacaatatatatgaaaatccaattaaatctatatatagaattattaaatatataatagtactttttaaaatatgttaCAAAGTTACCTTACccatttttatttatttattatcatgtttatttattactATCTTTAGaatatttgttattttaaatatacctattttctttttcattttatatatcaaattTGTACTCATAAGCGATAAATCTATCATCACTTTGTATTTTCTATTctttcaatttttttataaatatttagTTTTCCATTGTGAAgatatttttaagaatTTAAAATCACATATTAGTTtagataattttttaactttaatttataaaacttcctcttttattttttattacatgGTCAGAGTTATTCAAACATTTcaaaatcatataaatcCACAGTTTTATGAATCAAGTGATAGTAATTCcaaataa
- a CDS encoding putative zinc finger protein — MDIRSEIVNSIIYSLKRCKNKNKYILLLNELLSLFPAHAEKSLKLCLKSSIKKYTLIEENDSPEPCKYYGHKILSSKKKESFFSDTTIICNKKKKEGKRKLSSIKSNRYKKTCIHFFVLCGNKRKYVVFQNFCSCFYFKEKVLCNNNDVLCKHLLSVFLAKCFHNYRNIFLNSDLFFEWYLKKLNISNQ, encoded by the exons ATGGACATTCGTTCAGAAATTGTAAattctataatatattctttaaaaagatgcaaaaataaaaataaat ATATTTTGTTGTTAAACGAGTTGTTGTCCCTTTTCCCAGCACACGCTGAAAAAAGCTTAAAGCTGTGCTTAAAATCGAgcataaaaaaatatacattaatagaagaaaatgatTCACCAGAACCTTGTAAATATTATGGACATAAAATCCTTAGcagtaaaaaaaaagaaagtTTCTTTAGTGACACTActattatatgtaataaaaagaagaaaGAAGGCAAAAGAAAATTATCATCTATAAAATCTAACAGATATAAAAAGACAtgtatacatttttttgtaCTATGTGGAAATAAAAGGAAGTATGTTGTATTTCAAAACTTTTGTTcatgtttttattttaaagaaaaggtattatgtaataataacGATGTTTTATGTAAACATCTTTTATCCGTTTTTTTGGCAAAATGTTTTCATAACTATaggaatatttttttaaattccgatttattttttgaatggtaccttaaaaaattaaatatcTCAAACCAGTAA
- a CDS encoding translation initiation factor 4E, translated as MKYLTFNKNNRDAIDLSEKLEATKIDLSNPLLLQYNWVIWEQVSDNKIKQSNNYKDYTRPLAKFNSVQKFWQLWNRLPQPSDLLAQRSMTRFSEDGIFRIVDALMIFRDNIQPMWEDPANSGGGHFEYKILPKDYPYSQIDEFWNNLVLAIIGCSLKHYDLITGIRLVDKLSTTRYGYIRIEIWYTTITDESVKNYLRKDLEEHMCNRIDGSTIFPPRVKSLSHIHR; from the coding sequence ATGAAGTATTTaacatttaataaaaacaaCAGAGATGCTATTGATTTGAGTGAAAAATTAGAAGCTACTAAAATAGATTTATCGAATCCCttattattacaatataATTGGGTGATATGGGAACAAGTATcagataataaaataaaacaaagtaataattataagGATTATACAAGACCACTAGCTAAATTTAATAGTGTTCAAAAATTTTGGCAATTATGGAATAGATTACCTCAACCAAGTGATTTACTGGCACAAAGAAGTATGACCAGATTTTCAGAAGATGGAATATTTCGTATTGTTGATGCTCTTATGATATTTAGAGATAATATACAACCTATGTGGGAAGATCCAGCAAATTCAGGCGGTGGTCattttgaatataaaatattaccTAAGGATTATCCATATAGCCAAATTGATGAATTTTGGAATAATCTTGTTTTAGCTATAATTGGATGTAGTTTAAAACATTATGATTTAATAACAGGTATTAGATTAGTAGATAAATTAAGTACTACAAGATATGGATATATAAGAATAGAAATTTGGTATACTACCATAACTGATGAAAGTGTTAAAAACTATTTGAGAAAAGATCTAGAAGAACATATGTGTAATCGTATTGATGGATCTACTATATTCCCACCAAGGGTAAAAAGTCTTAGTCACATACATAGATaa
- a CDS encoding circumsporozoite- and TRAP-related protein yields MKKAFVLIFSCLLLFLHLHIVRTHYAKNEETNNKDTKLKKKRNSKTFNKKLTNKSFLQVQHTVATRSVPPPPCLGDDCFCQNYYDLTLILDESASIGSKNWKNHVIPFTDKIINDLTISKNEVHVGILLFSSKNRDYVTYGDELRYQKDELLKKVEKLKKDYYCGGGTKILGALKYSLENYTKHKNVRYNAPKVTILFTDGNENSASNKKLLEMGLTYRRERVKLLVLGVAAAEDKKLKLIAGCEENTNCPYSMKAEWETINDITKRLTNKICHTESEIEPEPQPEPSTPTTHCQGDDCFCEDYYDLTLILDESRSITLNKWKNDVVPFAEKVLNNLNIDKDKIHVGIMRFAKSMKTDTGYEQETRYMKNDLIKLVRELKDKYGSGGATHLVDALQYSLKTFTRHPNNRVDAPKVTILFTDGNETSKKEKDIRDIGLLYRKENVKLIVVGVNLATEKSLKLLAGCTENEECLRVIKCEWNDLTNITKILTDKICNTGSVELPKPEENPEPVEKPNPEENPNPVEKPNPEENPNPVEKPEPEKNPCINMEDCYCKDFYDLTLVLDESASISDLIWRNEVIPFALEIIKRINISYKNVHMGVLLFSEYTRDIVRFYDNARYEKGTLQTKINDLKRDYRSGKKTYITQALRYALTYYSKLSNRKEAPKVTMLFTDGNDSNESEKGLNDIALLYRKEHVKLLVVGVSTASENKLKMLVGCATNVVCPFVIKTEWGLLKSVSEMFVKKICDTGVVLPPGSPSESTPGNPSESTPGSPSESSPGNPSESTPGSPSESSPCSGTECLCHNTYDLTLIIDESASIGYSNWEKEVVPFTIGIASNLEISEKKVNMGILLFSDKIREFIKYGQKESYDKNNLVRRIHDLKKYYKSGGFSYIVEALKYGLYSYAKSTSTRLDVPKVNILLTDGNNTDTSDFILTEVSSLYKQENVKLLLIGIGGPTIHKLRLLGGCDKSDDDCPYVVKAEWNNLKYTSNLIIDKICHTDTPVEKPGDSSSVCNSKDDCICKNYFDLTYIEVPTLNSTYTWKSEFMDCSKNIMNSIVIDKNKVHVSLIISLEKKSVHQGFDDVNSYNKNELIKTLGKLENSMVLNKTNILDSLVYGIQQSFGKGHRENAPKVTILLTNSNSDISDEKALQDIYLNYKERSIKLLIIGIGITNKEKLFHAGGCNMNGNNCPHVYASKSFSYIGGVDTFLEENKCDNSSSSSDNNGGDNGNGTEGNVNPDTPSCNDNDDDDDKCNNDDSNIICTKVLDIAVVLDQSSNISKDQWNVYVKQFVINTVNQNYLSKYRSHITIVKMGKSTKEKWSLNKKISYQKKKIIKKINKLPISYSKKKDIAKSLKYVRTKVFKKSETNRKKLIIMLVEGKSNSNMNDLRKEVGLLKVNNIDFFAYAIDNIDQTEYKILGDCESSVDMGIMGNSPSSPSYLPCKNIVKVSWDTLLSSTDIHMKYICNGYPEDAECSEWEEWSPCPETCPTMNNNNNNNNVSDSNNRTYFPHLSKRERKGPYTLKGEEYMGEKYGSSCMELKSIEYRSCPINAGCNDMCGDFGEWSECSATCGEGIRVRNRDNSLDNDDKCKLFNSTEMEACNIQECDDNNNVDICEDIGEWSDWSSCSKTCGYSTRSRTFTILPEYIGEYPNCKTFERSETEVCAFIPACSDETCFEWEEWNEWSSPCSPRKRVQKARVLKNNGVINSSGDNNNNNNNAKRGMEHAHSTFTSYNNKKSDICEEEVRHYLNKVEYDEESTCENKNPCGDWSDWSECDRTCNVGVRIRYFISHMFDMVADEDEKECLEYYNKVETEDCLHLPPCDGGECSDWETWVECKEEDMIGNNCHKPNKKILTRKLELLKNKDITRSKNTSDVCNDYTLFREEDCPQSNDTCINALCNEWEEWGDCSSTCGEGSFKIRKRKAPLELIPASQDINGNIGLTCAQQNIKVEEREACIVPACEDESTNGGTVVDGSTTPSSPSDSNNNDGSSGNNTGDSNDKKGMGTGEKVSIAAGVIGLVALAAGGLIYGYNTLNGGEPPHSSNMEFENVENNTGAEEQENEDFEVVDADDPMWN; encoded by the coding sequence atgaagaaagcatttgtattaatattttcctGTCTCTTACTTTTTTTGCATCTGCACATTGTAAGAACGCATTATGCCAAAAATGAAGAGACAAATAATAAGGATACTAAATTGAAAAAGAAACGTAATTCCAAAACTttcaataaaaaattaacaaaCAAATCCTTTCTTCAAGTACAACATACTGTAGCAACTAGATCTGTACCACCGCCACCATGTCTTGGAGATGATTGCTTCTGCCAAAATTATTACGATTTAACATTAATTTTGGATGAATCTGCAAGCATAGGATCAAAAAATTGGAAAAACCATGTTATTCCATTTACtgataaaattataaacGATTTAACAATAAGCAAAAATGAAGTACATGTAGGaattttgttattttcTAGTAAAAATAGAGATTACGTTACTTATGGTGATGAATTAAGATATCAAAAAGATGAGCTTCTAAAAAAGgtagaaaaattaaaaaaagacTATTATTGCGGAGGAGgaacaaaaatattaggTGCATTGAAATATTCCCTGGAAAATTATAcaaaacataaaaatgttaGATATAATGCACCTAAAGtaacaatattatttactGATGGTAATGAAAATTCTGCATCTAATAAAAAACTTTTGGAAATGGGTTTGACATACAGAAGAGAACGAGTAAAGTTATTAGTTCTTGGTGTAGCAGCTGCTGAAGATAAAAAGTTAAAATTAATAGCTGGGTGTGAAGAAAATACCAACTGCCCATATTCCATGAAAGCAGAATGGGAAACTATAAATGACATAACAAAGAGattaacaaataaaatatgtcATACAGAATCGGAAATAGAACCAGAACCACAGCCAGAACCTTCCACACCAACAACACATTGCCAAGGTGATGATTGCTTTTGTGAGGATTATTACGATTTAACTTTAATTTTAGATGAGTCACGAAGTATAACTCTCAACAAATGGAAGAATGACGTAGTTCCATTTGCCGAAAAAGTTttgaataatttaaatatcGACAAAGATAAAATACATGTTGGAATTATGCGTTTCGCTAAATCTATGAAAACGGATACAGGTTATGAGCAGGAAACAAGATATATGAAAAACGATTTGATAAAATTAGTTAGAgaattaaaagataaatatgGATCTGGTGGTGCTACCCATCTTGTCGATGCTTTACAATATTCATTAAAAACTTTCACAAGACACCCCAATAATAGAGTCGATGCACCTAAGGtaacaatattatttacGGATGGTAATGAAACTTCtaaaaaggaaaaagaTATACGAGATATAGgattattatatagaaaagaaaatgtaAAGCTAATAGTAGTAGGGGTTAATTTAGCTACGGAGAAAAGTTTAAAATTATTAGCTGGTTGTACTGAAAATGAAGAATGTCTACGAGTTATTAAATGCGAATGGAATGATTTAACAAATATAACTAAAATACTTACGGATAAGATATGTAATACAGGATCGGTAGAATTACCAAAACCTGAAGAGAATCCTGAACCAGTAGAAAAACCAAATCCAGAGGAAAATCCTAATCCAGTGGAAAAACCAAATCCAGAAGAAAATCCTAATCCAGTGGAAAAACCAGAACCCGAAAAGAATCCTTGTATAAACATGGAAGATTGTTATTGTAAAGATTTTTATGATCTAACCTTAGTTTTAGATGAATCAGCTAGTATATCTGATTTAATATGGAGAAACGAAGTTATTCCATTTGCTTTGGAgattattaaaagaataaatataagttataaaaatgtgCACATGGGCGTTTTGCTTTTCTCTGAATACACTAGAGATATTGTTAGATTTTATGATAATGCAAGATATGAAAAAGGGACACTacaaacaaaaataaatgatcTAAAAAGAGATTATAGAAGTGGAAAGAAGACATATATAACACAAGCTCTACGATATGCATTAACATATTATAGCAAACTTTCAAATAGAAAAGAAGCCCCTAAGGTAACCATGTTATTTACAGATGGAAATGATTCCAATGAATCAGAAAAGGGATTAAATGACATTGCATTGTTATATAGAAAAGAACATGTGAAATTATTGGTAGTAGGAGTTTCTACAGCAAGTGAGAATAAATTGAAAATGTTAGTTGGTTGTGCAACAAATGTTGTTTGCCCATTTGTTATTAAAACGGAGTGGGGATTATTGAAAAGTGTATCAGAAATgtttgtaaaaaaaatatgtgaCACTGGAGTGGTATTGCCACCTGGAAGTCCCTCTGAATCAACGCCTGGAAATCCTTCCGAGTCAACACCAGGAAGTCCCTCTGAATCATCACCTGGAAATCCATCCGAATCAACACCAGGAAGTCCCTCCGAATCATCACCTTGCAGTGGAACCGAATGTTTATGTCACAATACCTACGACTTAACATTAATTATAGACGAATCTGCAAGTATTGGATATTCTAACTGGGAAAAGGAAGTAGTTCCCTTTACTATAGGAATTGCAAGTAATTTAGAAATAAGTGAAAAGAAAGTGAATATGggaatattattattttctgACAAGATTAGAGAGTTCATTAAATATGGACAAAAAGAAAgttatgataaaaataactTAGTAAGAAGAATACACgatttgaaaaaatattataaatcAGGAGGATTTTCATATATAGTAGAAGCTTTGAAATATGgattatattcatatgcAAAAAGTACATCTACTAGATTAGATGTTCCTAAAGTAAATATTTTGCTTACTGATGGGAATAATACAGATACGTctgattttattttaactGAAGTGAGTTCCTTATATAAGCAAGAAAACGTAAAGTTATTATTGATTGGTATTGGAGGTCCTACTATACATAAATTAAGATTGTTAGGTGGCTGTGATAAATCGGATGATGATTGTCCATATGTTGTAAAAGCAGAATGgaataatttaaaatatacatcAAATTTAATTATTGATAAAATATGTCATACAGATACTCCAGTAGAAAAACCAGGAGATAGTTCATCTGTATGTAACTCTAAGGATGATTGTATATGTAAGAATTATTTTGACTTGACATATATTGAAGTTCCAACATTAAATAGTACTTATACATGGAAAAGTGAGTTTATGGATTgttcaaaaaatataatgaatagTATTGTtatagataaaaataaggTACATGTTTCCTTGATAATATCTTTAGAAAAGAAGTCTGTTCACCAAGGCTTTGATGATGTTAattcttataataaaaatgaattaataaaGACATTAGGAAAGTTAGAGAATTCTATGGTTTTAAACAAAACGAATATATTAGATTCATTAGTATATGGTATTCAACAATCTTTTGGAAAAGGACATAGAGAAAACGCGCCAAAAGTTactatattattaacaaATAGTAATAGTGATATATCTGATGAGAAGGCATTACAAGATATATACTTAAATTACAAAGAGAGATCAATTAAGTTATTAATTATAGGTATAGGTATAACGAATAAGgaaaaattatttcatGCTGGAGGATGTAATATGAATGGGAATAATTGTCCACATGTATATGCATCTAAAAGTTTTTCATATATTGGTGGTGTTGATACATTTttagaagaaaataaatgtgataatagtagtagtagtagtGATAATAATGGAGGTGACAATGGGAATGGGACAGAAGGAAATGTAAATCCAGATACACCTTCAtgtaatgataatgatgatgatgatgataaatgtaataatgatgacagtaatataatatgtacAAAGGTTTTAGATATAGCTGTAGTATTAGATCAGTCTAGTAATATATCCAAAGATCAATGGAATGTATATGTAAAACAGTTTGTTATAAATACAGTGAACCAAAACTATTTGTCAAAATATCGAAGTCATATAACTATTGTAAAAATGGGAAAGAGTACTAAAGAAAAATGGAGtttaaacaaaaaaattagttatcaaaagaagaagattattaaaaaaataaataaattacCAATATCTTATTCAAAGAAGAAGGATATAGCAAAGAGCTTAAAGTATGTAAGGACAAAagtatttaaaaaaagtgaaacaaatagaaaaaaattaataataatgttaGTTGAAGGCAAATCAAACAGTAATATGAATGATTTGAGAAAAGAAGTTGGATTATTAAAagtaaataatattgattTTTTTGCATACGCAATAGATAATATAGACCAAACGGAATACAAAATACTTGGAGATTGTGAAAGTTCAGTAGACATGGGAATTATGGGGAATTCACCATCATCTCCTTCTTATTTGCcatgtaaaaatatagttAAAGTATCATGGGATACATTATTATCTTCAACAGATATACATATGAAGTATATTTGTAATGGTTATCCTGAAGATGCCGAATGTTCTGAATGGGAAGAATGGAGTCCCTGCCCTGAAACTTGTCCAAcaatgaataataataataataataataatgttaGTGATAGTAATAATAGAACATATTTTCCACATCTAAGCAAACGGGAAAGGAAAGGACCATACACATTAAAAGGAGAAGAATATATGGGTGAGAAATATGGAAGTTCTTGTATGGAATTAAAATCTATTGAATATCGATCATGCCCTATAAATGCAGGTTGTAATGATATGTGCGGAGATTTTGGTGAATGGAGTGAGTGTAGTGCAACGTGTGGAGAAGGTATACGAGTAAGGAATAGAGATAATTCTTTAGACAATGATGACAAatgtaaattatttaattcaaCTGAGATGGAAGCATGTAATATTCAAGAAtgtgatgataataataatgtagATATATGTGAGGATATTGGAGAATGGAGTGATTGGTCCTCTTGTTCTAAAACTTGTGGATATTCAACAAGAAGTAGAACGTTTACTATTTTACCAGAATATATAGGAGAATATCCTAACTGCAAAACCTTTGAAAGGAGTGAAACAGAAGTATGTGCTTTTATTCCTGCATGTTCTGATGAAACATGTTTTGAATGGGAAGAGTGGAATGAATGGTCTTCTCCATGTAGTCCTAGGAAAAGAGTTCAGAAAGCTCGagtattaaaaaataatggTGTTATTAATAGTAGTGGcgataataataataataataataatgcTAAAAGAGGGATGGAGCATGCACATTCTACATTTACttcttataataataaaaaatctGATATATGTGAAGAAGAAGTGCGacattatttaaataaagTAGAATATGATGAGGAATCTACATGTGAAAATAAAAACCCTTGTGGTGATTGGTCAGACTGGTCTGAGTGTGATAGGACATGTAATGTTGGTGTTCGAATACGATATTTTATATCTCACATGTTTGATATGGTTGCAGATGAAGATGAAAAGGAATGTTtagaatattataataaagtTGAAACGGAAGATTGTTTGCATTTACCACCATGTGACGGAGGTGAATGTAGTGATTGGGAAACTTGGGTAGAATGTAAAGAAGAAGATATGATTGGAAACAATTGTCATAAAccaaataaaaaaatattaactAGAAAGTTGGAATTattgaaaaataaagatataacAAGATCAAAAAATACATCTGATGTTTGTAATGACTATACATTATTTAGAGAAGAAGATTGTCCTCAATCAAATGATACATGTATAAATGCATTATGTAATGAATGGGAAGAATGGGGAGATTGTTCCAGTACTTGTGGAGAGGGatcatttaaaataagaaaaagaaaagcACCTTTAGAATTGATACCTGCATCTCAAGATATAAATGGAAATATTGGTTTGACATGTGCacaacaaaatataaaagttGAGGAAAGAGAAGCTTGTATAGTTCCAGCATGTGAAGATGAATCTACAAACGGAGGAACAGTAGTAGATGGATCTACTACTCCTTCTTCTCCATCTGAcagtaataataatgatggATCATCGGGTAATAATACAGGAGATTCAAATGATAAAAAGGGTATGGGAACAGGTGAAAAGGTTTCGATAGCTGCTGGAGTAATAGGATTAGTAGCCTTAGCAGCAGGAGGTTTGATATATGGATACAATACGTTAAATGGTGGAGAGCCCCCTCATAGTTCTAATATGGAATTTGAAAATGTGGAGAACAATACAGGTGCAGAAGAGCAAGAAAATGAGGATTTTGAGGTAGTGGACGCGGATGACCCTATGTGGAACTGA